A window of Sphingobacterium sp. SRCM116780 contains these coding sequences:
- a CDS encoding transposase: protein MSIEKADKKFGRYYLDSFKREVVSEVEREGNLALVCSRHGISYKSIHTWLKQYGSISYQQNKIKLRSLCEREGIAREIVSGHISIEEAMLKYNARNRDTVNMWIRHYKLRQQELIDLLPAEIPSAEREFVSSNIATDALKLAELKIRSLEIMLDIASKEFHVDIRKKFGAKP from the coding sequence ATGTCAATAGAAAAAGCGGACAAGAAATTTGGGCGATATTATTTAGACTCCTTTAAACGGGAAGTGGTATCCGAGGTTGAACGTGAAGGGAATTTAGCTTTAGTCTGTAGCCGTCATGGAATAAGTTATAAATCTATACATACCTGGTTGAAACAATATGGGAGTATTTCTTATCAACAGAATAAGATTAAACTACGTAGCCTTTGCGAACGGGAGGGTATAGCCAGGGAGATCGTTTCGGGCCATATCAGTATAGAGGAGGCGATGCTGAAATATAATGCGAGGAATCGTGATACAGTGAATATGTGGATCCGTCATTATAAACTCAGGCAGCAGGAACTGATAGATTTATTGCCTGCTGAGATCCCCTCAGCAGAGAGAGAATTTGTATCCTCTAATATTGCCACCGATGCTTTAAAGCTGGCGGAGCTGAAAATCAGGTCACTGGAAATAATGCTTGATATTGCAAGTAAAGAATTCCATGTGGACATCAGAAAAAAGTTTGGGGCCAAACCGTGA